The Anabas testudineus chromosome 15, fAnaTes1.2, whole genome shotgun sequence DNA segment acatttataagtGAATCATattcaaaaactgaaataacagaGTGCCCCACTGCCTTACAACAACACATCCATAcactgtacgtgtgtgtgacATAACTCTGCTCTAGCAGAGGTATGTTAATCAGATCCAGACCCCTTTCCCTCCCCTGTGTTCCTGTGACCAGCAGACAACTCATAATAAGAATATGATATACACTGCAACAGAAGAGCACTTAGTGAAGATGTGTGAGTGCTTGTGTGGGTTGTTGACCTTTTTCCAGGATGACTGGACtcatacaataaataaaaacgtgGTTTTCTTACTAACAGATGAGAAGAAAACCTCGATTTCACTGAGACTATTTCTTCAGTAGAAACTTGTCCTTGGCTTATAGAAGGGTGtattggagtgtgtgtgtgtgtgttctattACCATCGGAGTGGTGGAGTGGGAGGACAAAGTAACTAGCTTAACTAGGTCAGAGGAACAAAGCCCACcctgcacaaacactcacagacacacacacacacacccacccacacttTTATTGCTGCCACTAAGGGAACATTAAAGTTGAGCAACTACAGTAGATTTTCTGCTCTAAAATATGGTTAAGAGTGATCACAATGCTGGTCAACTATGTTATTACATGTTAGTTCAGTAAGAATTTGATCTGAAATGATCCCAAACTACAATGTAAGGGTTTAGGGGAGATACTTGACTGCTAGACATTGTTGAGCATGGTTTAAAAATCAAGATTATGAGGCTCATATTcagcaatttctttttttatgcgTTCTTCTGCAAGGTGGAGATACTGTCATTGAAACCGCAATTGTTTTACTCCATTGAGATGTCTGGTTGCCAAAAAATCTGCTCTGCAAATAAGCTGCTTGTGAATCAGAGTGGCTTTTGTTTACAGGTGACAGTTTGCTGTTACATCTCAAACCAAAGCAAACTAACAATCAGAGTGATCACACCCTCTGTGAAAGGTTTTGGTTACAAACTGAATTCTGTAGGTCACCATGACATACTTAGCATTTATCATAGGGTGACCTTGTCTTACAGCTCAGGAGGGATAGAAACTATAAATCGAGCACCAAACTTAATTTAAACTTCAATGAAAAGTCAAAGGCCGGTCAAATCAATTGCTTAAGAGAATAAATTTGAAGTATTTCCTTTgtcatcagtgttttgttgaaaCATGTATCTTCTGTTCTGTATTGTATTTATGGGATTAGTCTGTTCGAACACTGGGATGTAACTGAAGTGTCTGTCTGTTATCAAGGCTTGTGGCAGATGCCTGTTTAAGCCCCTCTCATAAACACAATACACGCACATGCTGTAAAGACAGTTTCACCACATGATACAGATTAGGGTTCagactctcttctctctttgtccctCCCCCTTATCTTCCTGCTGACCCCCGCCAACAttcctccttcccttcctccatgaatgaatgaatttggGACAACTGCAAACCAACAATGCTGAATACACTCTAAACAAACTCAGCTCAGCACAAACAAGACACTATATTCTCATATTTCATATCCTTAGTTGAACACTGCATTCTGGAAAAGGTTTGCAATTTTGCAATGTATGCGTTTGTTGTTTCCAGTTTCCCTCAAAGTGTTTAGTCTACTTCTGACTTCAAGTACACACATTGCTCTAAGTGTTCTATAAACATGTTTCAGTAATACTCAAGCAATTTATGGACACTGCAGggcaattaaaaacacactccTGCATCTGCCACTGCAAGAACAACTTACCACACAGACAACGGCAAGCACTGGGCAAGTGATAACATACTGTAACAAAGACCCTTTGTGcaaacagcaacatcaacacTGTGGAGATGATATAAACAGTAAGAGCAGTAAATTTAATCAGGTTCATCAACTGAGATTCAGTCTCTTCTTCAACAGATTGCTCCTCCAGGACTTTTGCTttcacagagaggaagagaacaaTATTCTTGACACATTTTCTATCAGCTACATCCACTGTGACTTACTTTAAATATCAACATGacataatgttaaaaacatttggCAGGTTGGTTACAAGAATGAGAAAAAGGCAACGCCAAACATTAAAATGGGCCCATCATCTGTTCATCGAGTTCACCGTGGTGACTAAAACCCTCAGTCCTAACATACCTGATCCGCATTGTTCTAGTCAGAGGTAGGGCAGAAAACATGAGTCAACTGATCACTTAGTGGAATGACAGGAACGTAATTATTTACTGATGttgcaattaaaatgtaaagattcACCTGGTGTCACACATCTATTCTCACTGCAATGTAAACTTCAtttaaagataaaagaaaatgtaaccAACTTAAATACAGATGTATGTCCTTTACTATTCATGATATGAAAGAGATTTTATTCAGAGCTGAAATCACAAgtcaactaaaaaaaaaaagcagcattgtCAATCTCATCAAAACCAGTTAGGTTACCTGTCACTTATGGGTTTGCCAATGTTTGAGGATGTGAGGATGATCAGCTTTTCCTTTACTGAATCTCTTTGTATCTTTAGGTTTTGAAACATTGGTCAGACAAAGCACTGTTAGACATCTGAAGAAGTCACATCTGGAGAAGTCACCTTGGTCATTGCATTTGTTCCACAACTGTTCTACATTTAGCAGACAAGTGATTAATTTAATCTGTAGATGAATGAATAATGATTATGTTTTACTTATGGCcttagttttatttcttatttaatgcATCTTCTATGATGCAATGATATATTGATTAGACCACAGTGTTGTTGGTATTATTAACTGCAGTCTCTTTACATCAGCAttttcacacatatacacaaaaaaacatgacagtgCATTAAAGACACACCttctgcctcacacacacacacacacacacacacacacacacacacacacacgcacacacacacacacgcacgcacacacacacacacacacacacacacacacacacacacacacacacacacacacacacacacacacacacacacacacacacacacacacacacacacacacacactccactctGTCTCCCCCTTTTCTCACTCACACGCTGAGGACATACCCGCTCTAAACAGACAGTACTGACCCTAAGCTCTGCATCTCTCCCTTTCCAGCACATATTACAACATTGTTATCACACTGCTGTCAAATGGTGAGGCCTTAGAGGTGACAGGACCCACACCCAGCCAGGATTACCACATTACCACTGCAGTctctccaccagctcctcctACATTGCTCCGTCCTTCCCCAAGACTCCCTCTGCAACCAACATGCTGCCCAGCCTCCACAGCTAGCTAATGCTAGCACTGTCATAATGTAACAACTGCCAACAATGACTTGTACGTTACAAATTTAACTGAATCACAGCACTTGGAAACTTCAGGCTGATTAAGTTATTTTCTCGTTTGTTTTGTATATAGGAAAAGGTCAATACAACATGAATTAAGCACATGACTTTCTCATTTAATTCTGATCAGGTCTATGCTACAAAAATGTTTACTCATAAGTATGGCAAACcatctaaaagaaaaagttaaccAGGTAACAGTTAACacaatgcaaaaataaacaatgaataaCTGCACAActccttttacatttgtgtactgctatacaaatagaaataagttactgaaatattattaaatgctATTGACATGATATGATAACAGAGTTATTCAGAGTGGGGGTTCAGGTAATGTGTTTGCTAGAAATAATAACCGTGAGCATTTCTGTTAGTTTGAGACAGTTTAAAATGATGGTTATGCAAGTTATATTTTGCGGCTCTGATTTATAGGTTGTTTGAAGCGGAGAGACAAAGTCACCTTCCTGAACCCAGCTGGGCTTGATGAAATCTGTCTCTCTGAACCTAGTTTACTGCCTGGAGGCAAACCTTCCAACTTTCTAAAATAAGTGTGAATGACTATATTGTGCTAGTAATGTGGACTGTCAGCAAATAAGGACCTCAGAGACATGAAACATGACTgataactaaaactaaattggAAGAGCTTTCCTCTTAGCGTGAAATGTACTGACATTGCAAAATAGGCAACTCCAACTAACTGACAAGCATAAGCTGACAAAGTTTTTTTGACACATATCAGAACATATCAGAACATCCAGATTGAGAATGTTCTCAACCTAGAGGGGCTGTCAAAGGCTTCGGTGACACAGACTACCACTATTACCTTTATGGGCTATTTACTGAATCTCAAAACCCTGGTTGCCCCACAAGACCTCCTTATTCTTATTCTGCCTTTGCCTTGAACAATGTAAgtttctttggataaaagcgtctgctaaatgactaaaagtaaatgttcacatgaaaaacaaaaacaatttaaaaagcaaatacatacataaatcaGTATTAGTGCTGAAGCAAAGTATTAGTATCTACCAATAGTCAAACAATTCTAACTGGACCAGGTGTTTCCACCTGCAAACCTCCTCCTACCTTCAAGTACCTGGCAGCATCCACGTTACTATGGAGACCTGTTCTTTCCGATGGAGGATAGTGAGCCTTTGTGGTAACATTGCATGTAAATGTTTGACAATTCATGCTCACTTCCTGCAGCACTTCCTTGGCCTCGCCTACTATAAAGTGTTTGGCTCAACAAGCAGAGGTATTCGTTTTATTTCAAACACATACGAGTGCACCCAGGGGCTTGTTTTGACAACACAGGTGACACAGCTCGGTCGACGGGCGGCTGTGACTGACAAACGTCAGGTTAATGTTTGCAAACGCTACGCAAACTAAGAAAATCTCCACCCTGGAAGTCACTGTCTGTCCTAGCGCTGTTAGCAACCTTGTTGATTCATCATCTTACTCCTGCCCGACCTGGCTCCAGGCGAGGCTAAGCTAGACCACAGACCTCAATGTGAACGTTAGGTCACTTGCAGTGCAGGAGCAATGATTTAACTGACATTAGCATAGTGGCTAACTGTTGGGACCAGCTGGATGGTATCGTCTCCCGGTTTCTTGTTGCCCTTGTCTTGTTACATAGAGGAACATTACATGTCTCCTAATCATGACAGAAGATGATACTAGCAAGCTACACTGGATAAAAATGACCAACTAGCAGCACCAACGTTTGTATCAATGCAGCTAGCAAGCAGGCTAACCAGGGAGAGGCTAACGTCAGCTCGTCAGCCCGCTCAGGGACATTCTTTCACATCACACATACTACACTCTGGCCTTACCTCATAGTTCAGTCTCCATCGTCAAACGTTGGATAAAACAGCTCGCTGCGTGTTTATGCAGCCATATAACGTGGTATATTCTCCCAGAACGCGCTGTTTTATCACCGAAACCCTCTCCGGTGATCCTCCCGTGGCTCAGATATCCTGACCGACTGAGGGACAGCTGGAAAATGGGGTAACGTTGATGCAACGATCGCGAGACTTCGCTGTACCTATAGGATAATCTCTGTGTAACCTCGCGAGAACGTGCGAGCCTCTCGCTGGCCAGGATCATAAGGATGATGTGAAAGGATTAATAGAGCTGCCATGGACCatttatcataaataaataagaaaataattaaatgtgtgtttagaaaAATATATCCCAACTTCATGAAAGtatattattacagtataatatttcattattatgttAGGTATATTATGACAGATGTTTACCCTAGAGTAAAATGTGTTGCTTGGTATTTGTTTTAACCTCATACAACAGCAGATATGTGACAGCGAATAGGTtaaaacatatagaaatatgcaaatgaataataatatatgcATTATCATTTTAGCGATGTAGAGTCTAAAATCTAGTTCTAAACtagtaaatacacatttttcaaaaatatgtaaacagaTGTAAATTCACAGAGGATAAAAGCCAAACTTTGAAATATAGAGCTACTTTaacacagtatttactgtacaacaGCACACAcgataaatgaaaataaatatgagaaaacattcattaaagATTAGTGAGACATTAAACCATCTCTGAGTGACACACACTTGATTTATTCCACATCTTTTAGTGTCAGACGACCCGTAATAACCAGTAGTGGGCAGTGTAGTAAGAGTTTGACGCCATCAgctaaaaaatgtaaataaagaagaagaagtaggtCAGCTGACTGAAGCCACACAGTTCAGcagcatttagaaaataaatactaataatatatcATTGACAAGCAGGTGTTGATATATTGAACGTGTGCAGCCGTCGCTTCGCTTTTAAAGGTGTAACATGAAAGGTTTATTCTACCGAGCCGGTGTGAGCGATGCTGAGCCCAAGTTCGTTATTCAGGAAACGGTGAGTGTTCATTGTCAGACTCTGCAGGTGAATAACTACTGAATAAATACTGCTGCAGGCTGAAGGGTGAAAAgctttatttacacacattatATGACACACTGCATCAAAAGGTTTGTGCACATTTAATCTGCATTTGCTCAACTTTACTGCTGCTGGTTAGAGAGCAAAAGCTGAGTAGGCACCTTAATAACGTTGGTTAATTTATGTAATTAGACCTAGATCACAGTTAAAAAACACCACGGATTAGTGCTCTTTCTGCATTTGTCTCTTTATTAACATATGCTATTTGTCTTCTTAATGAGACTTCTGGTGTTAACCCGTCTGAATTGTAAAAAAAGCCCTGGTTAtctgtgtctctatgtgtgtgtgatggtttgtgtgtatttattcttCAGTGTCTTCCAGAGGCTTTAGGCAGTCATCAGGTCAGAGTCAAGGTAAAGGCATGTGGACTGAGCCCACTGGACCTGAAGGTACTTAAGTCAAATCAGATTTAATATATGCATCACTGTTAGTTGACTAGATAATAATCAGACACTCACAAGGTGATTGATACTGTATATCTCTGTAAtagaataaaaagataaaagagcTAGGGCAGGTAGATTTCAGTAGCTCATAATGAGCCATGATCATATGACCTGTATGACTGTGATGACCACTGACaactcctctctgctcctctgtcctGCACTCTAGTTGCTCAGTGACGTGGGGATCCAGAGAGATTTAATTCCTGTTGGCAGAGACGTGGCCGGGGTCGTCCTGCAAGGTCAAACTCACAAGGACAGATTTTACTTGTGCTTCATAAGGGTTCTCAAAGAATACATGGGATTAATAGTGAGTTTCCTGgtgtgcttttttgtttttctgcagtggGCACCGATGTCTCCTTCTTCCAGCCTGAGGATGAAGTAGTAGGTAGGAAACATAGGACTGAGAGATGCCTTCTGACTGTGACTGTGGTTTTAATGGAATATAGAGAAAGTGCTGTTTAATGTGGTCACAACAAAAACTAATCCAAACTAAAAGCATGATTAAAACAGCATAATATGAGTTTACCATTTCTATAAACCAAGTATACATTACTACTGTACAAAATACCACATTATCTCATTTTACATTCACCTTCCCTTTGCAGGTATTCTTCCTCTGGACTCTCCCTGCTCCGGACTCTGTGATGTCATTGACATAGATGAACACTATttaggtaacacacacacacacacacacaccacacacacacacacacacacacacaccccaacgTACGTTGTGTAATATGCGCTTAAATACATTCTCAGAGCACAAATCTTTGATTGATTTCATTTTGATGCACTGACTGATGATAGGACAGCCCACAGAAAAGGCAGTCTAGTTCATGTTCTCTCATCTAAAAGGTCAGTCTGTTCTCAGATGTTCCACTTTGCCCTAGAAGATCAAGAGCTTCTCTACTGAGTCGgctctctcttcttctgcacCTCACGTGCTATAAAAGCAAAGTtaaaagatgaaattaaaaaggGGCAGATTAGTGTAAAACTGTTTCACCTTTATGTCATTTTCaagctagagagagagagagaaacattagTAGTCTGTGCTTTGAGGTGTCTGGAACATCATTTGAAAACAGTTTAGAAATAGAAAATCCACCATGAAAGGGAATttgtatgttattatttattgataatGTAGCTACGGTTAAGCTGATTCTGTAattgtgtatgtttctgttatGTTCTCCAGTTCAGAAGCCAGAGAAGCTCAGCTCGGTGTGTGTTGCTGGAGCGCTACGGGACGGTCTTTGTGCGTACACTGCCctgcacacacacgctcgcATGGCAGCTGGACACACGCTCCTGGTCATGGATGGAGCCAGCGTATGTCAAGATACTGAAAACTCAAGATCCATTCAAGTCAGGTTGAAGAGAAGAATAGAATTTAATTCAGAAGAGAAGTTTATTGTCATTGTTcagtaaaacaatgaaaagaataaaaacaaacagcacataaccaagaaaaaatataaaaaaagatctGATAATATATACAAAGAGCAGCCGTAGGTCAGGATGCTCTCTATAGCTGACCTGTAAAAGGTTATGAGGAGGTGCTGAGGAAGGTGAGCAAATCTTAGCTACCTGAGGAAATGTAGTCTTTGCTGGGCTTCCCCAACCTGATTGGAGATGTGTGTAGTCCAGTTGAGGTCAGCAGAGATGTGAACACCAAGGGAACActtttgcttgtttatttattcagagaACAGACGTTTATGTAGGACAGGACAGCTGTTGTGTGTCCCTCCAGATCAGTCCCCTCAGCAAATTCTCCAGTCTGTATCCTCACAGCAGTCCTGTATCTAAGGTGcctttgaatgtttttagaGATGGATTCTGTTTACAGCTGAGTGATTTGCTTAACTTTTAAAACCACCTAATAAAGTGTGTAATGTGTTTAAATTTCAGTGTTCACACGTGTATTCAGCCCATCTCTTCTCTTTTGTCAGTCTTTTGGCCTCATGTGCATCCAGTTGGCTTGTTACCACGGCGCGAAGGTTCTGACGACGTCCCACTCGCCACAGAAACGGACATTCCTGGAGCAGCTCCGACCCAGTGTAGGTCTGTACAGGCCAGCGCTGTCATGACTGTAGTTTTTACCTTGGTGGTTATTTGAGGTTCGGTGCACTGCTCTTTTCTGCTCcacatttgacctttttaatcagtttcattcttctgctgctctctcttcaCCTTCGTTACTTCCTCAGGTGTTCAGGATCCTTTAGTAGGTGAGATCTTTTCTTTCGGTCTTTCTGACTTTAACTCTCTTTCTTACTGCATTTCTAATTCCTGTAGAAGTAAATGGAGGTTTATAACTGTCATATTGTGTAGATTCCTCGTCTGTCTGGCGCTTGGACGACACCAGATTATATGTAATCAGAGTTaatttggttttagttttacatatttattgctGTAAAgtaagtaatgtaatgtattttattttcaatgttACCAGTGTAAAATGGAAATTGAATAACAAACATGTCTAAAACCTGCTGCCACCATGTGGCTaatattaaaaactgcaaacactACAACTTCAGTCAAAGTctggtgaaatgtttttaagagAATCACAAACTTTACAACGTTCAGATGTATTACAAATCAAAATGACATTGCTGTACCTTTCTGTATGAAGCCAGGGTTATTCCAGTGGAGAACGGCTCATCAGACCTGCTGTCAGTGGTTttggaggagacaggaggactGGGAGTGGATATAATCGTAGACTGTGGAGGTGAAAACActtttctgtctgactgtctgttttCACTTACTCCTTACACTGACAAACGTGTGTTTCTCTCCTGCACCGTATTGTGTGTCCAGTTTGAACTTAAAGCTTGATTcttgaaaaaaactgaaatagaaatttgttttaaaacgTTTGTAGTACGACTGCAAGAAGAGGACGAGTCTGAGGAGACAAAGTTCCTTCCACATAAACACAATATTATTAGTGTGCTGGGAGTCGGGGGACACTGGGTCACATCCCACCAAGAACTGCAGGTAAGTCAGTATCGGACATAACAGCTGCATCGTAAAAAATAATGACTTCAAAAGTGATTATTATTAGCTTATTCAcgttaaactatttaaaatatttctgttccaatactttttgggtgggttcaaacaacAGGAGCTATCTTCTAAGTTagatcagatccagatgtaaacgcctaaaaataaaactcaaatgtCGATCTTTTATCTCATATTCATTGTGACTTTAAAGTGTTTGAATGGTGCagagtaaatattaaaagtaaatgttaagCTGCATGATTCTAACAGCTTCATCACCTCTGTGTatctttgtattgtttttttacagttggATCCTCCAGATTGCAgattattgtatttaaaatcGGCCTCCGTGTCTTTCCTCAACCCTGAAGTCTGGACGGCATCATCAGCTCAACAAGGACGATATCTCCGTATCCTGTGCTCACAGTGTGTTATCTTAAAACTTATGCCTCATGCACTGTCCCCTTTAAAGTGGATATGAGTCTTTAACAGCCTTTTGCAGATATTCTGAAGGACATCGTGGAGAAGATGTCAGCTGGAGTGCTCAGGTAAACACCACAGCTATTCTGTAGGATTGTAGAGACAGTAAAAGCTCACATGGGTGAGATGTCCTTTACATGTCCATAACGCTGTATTGAAATTCAGTTTGGTCAGGGACAAATTAGATGAATAAATTCCCTCATGTAGTTCATATCTCTggtttaaacataaaaacaggctgataaacacaaacacgtcACTTAACTTGATGTTTAACCACCCATTTACCTAATCTGATGATGTTTGGGACTGAACAGTTGAGTTTAAAGCCTTAAGACCATTGTGTACGTGTcactgcagacattttgacttgtcatagCCATGTGGCTTTTTTCAAGATGCACACGTAATCACACGTAATCTAGTTCTTCTATGTCCCTCCAGACCTCAGCCTGAGGAGGCGGTCCCTCGCTACGAAGCCACCGTTGCCAT contains these protein-coding regions:
- the cryzl1 gene encoding quinone oxidoreductase-like protein 1, with the translated sequence MKGLFYRAGVSDAEPKFVIQETCLPEALGSHQVRVKVKACGLSPLDLKLLSDVGIQRDLIPVGRDVAGVVLQVGTDVSFFQPEDEVVGILPLDSPCSGLCDVIDIDEHYLVQKPEKLSSVCVAGALRDGLCAYTALHTHARMAAGHTLLVMDGASSFGLMCIQLACYHGAKVLTTSHSPQKRTFLEQLRPSVARVIPVENGSSDLLSVVLEETGGLGVDIIVDCGVRLQEEDESEETKFLPHKHNIISVLGVGGHWVTSHQELQLDPPDCRLLYLKSASVSFLNPEVWTASSAQQGRYLHILKDIVEKMSAGVLRPQPEEAVPRYEATVAMEAVQRHEKKKAVVQL